A portion of the Pseudomonas koreensis genome contains these proteins:
- a CDS encoding peptidoglycan DD-metalloendopeptidase family protein, translating into MLARLLFFCGLCLASQLAMAMTIYKSTDANGVVSYSDRPSKGAKVFVFQDRMVERLDRQVYLDIKKQKGVDVVFARNDLYAPVEVALAFIGTSNVRGAPAQAIRRVLPPRSNTRLALLTAISRDQPLVYSPQFQYSLGDPSGTAQSYRYPLPWRGGPFRLSQGANGQYSHYGPKNRYAMDIAMPVGTPIIAARAGVVVKTENSQSGRGTDASGNFVRVLHDDGTMGVYLHLKQGSVSVREGQRVKVGSPLALSGNTGNSSGPHLHFVVQRNTGEGLVSIPYQFVQPLGALPNFALGKQ; encoded by the coding sequence ATGCTCGCGCGCCTGCTGTTTTTCTGCGGTCTCTGCCTGGCCTCCCAGTTGGCGATGGCCATGACCATTTACAAATCCACCGACGCCAACGGCGTGGTCTCGTACAGTGACCGCCCGAGCAAAGGCGCGAAAGTGTTCGTGTTTCAGGATCGCATGGTCGAGCGTCTCGACCGTCAGGTGTACCTGGACATCAAGAAGCAGAAGGGCGTCGATGTGGTGTTTGCGCGCAACGATCTGTACGCGCCGGTCGAGGTTGCCCTGGCATTCATCGGCACGAGCAATGTGCGCGGGGCCCCAGCGCAGGCGATCCGTCGCGTGCTGCCACCGCGCAGCAACACGCGGCTGGCGCTGCTGACGGCGATCAGCCGCGACCAGCCGCTGGTGTATTCGCCGCAGTTCCAGTATTCGCTGGGCGACCCCTCAGGCACGGCGCAGAGCTATCGCTATCCGCTGCCCTGGCGTGGCGGGCCGTTTCGCCTGAGCCAGGGCGCCAACGGCCAGTACAGCCACTACGGGCCGAAGAATCGCTACGCCATGGACATCGCCATGCCGGTGGGCACGCCGATCATCGCGGCGCGAGCGGGGGTGGTGGTGAAGACCGAGAATTCCCAGAGCGGGCGCGGCACCGATGCGTCCGGCAATTTCGTCCGGGTGCTGCACGATGACGGCACCATGGGCGTGTACCTGCATCTGAAACAGGGCTCGGTGAGTGTGCGCGAAGGGCAGCGGGTCAAGGTCGGCAGCCCGCTGGCGCTGTCGGGCAATACCGGCAACAGCAGCGGCCCGCACTTGCACTTCGTGGTGCAGCGCAATACCGGCGAAGGGCTGGTGTCGATTCCGTATCAGTTTGTGCAGCCGCTGGGGGCGTTGCCCAACTTTGCGTTGGGCAAACAGTGA
- the phoB gene encoding phosphate regulon transcriptional regulator PhoB: MVGRSILIVDDEAPIREMIAVALEMAGYDCLEAENSQQAHAIIVDRKPDLILLDWMLPGTSGIELARRLKRDELTGDIPIIMLTAKGEEDNKIQGLEVGADDYITKPFSPRELVARLKAVLRRAGPTDGEAPIEVGGLLLDPISHRVTIDGKPAEMGPTEYRLLQFFMTHQERAYTRGQLLDQVWGGNVYVEERTVDVHIRRLRKALGDAYENLVQTVRGTGYRFSTKA; encoded by the coding sequence ATGGTTGGCAGGAGCATTCTGATCGTCGACGACGAAGCGCCCATTCGCGAAATGATCGCCGTGGCGTTGGAAATGGCCGGCTATGACTGCCTCGAGGCAGAGAACTCACAGCAGGCCCACGCCATCATCGTCGACCGCAAGCCGGATCTGATCCTGCTCGACTGGATGCTGCCCGGCACTTCCGGCATCGAACTGGCCCGGCGCCTCAAGCGTGACGAGCTGACCGGGGACATCCCGATCATCATGCTCACCGCCAAGGGCGAAGAGGACAACAAGATCCAGGGCCTGGAAGTCGGTGCCGACGACTACATCACCAAACCGTTTTCCCCCCGTGAACTGGTCGCCCGCCTCAAAGCCGTGCTGCGCCGCGCCGGCCCCACCGATGGCGAAGCGCCGATCGAAGTCGGTGGCCTGCTGCTCGACCCGATCAGCCACCGCGTGACCATCGACGGCAAACCCGCCGAGATGGGCCCGACCGAATACCGCCTGCTGCAATTCTTCATGACCCATCAGGAACGCGCCTACACCCGTGGCCAGTTGCTCGACCAGGTCTGGGGCGGCAACGTCTATGTCGAAGAGCGCACCGTCGACGTGCACATTCGCCGCCTGCGCAAGGCCCTCGGCGACGCTTACGAAAATCTGGTACAAACCGTGCGCGGCACCGGCTACCGGTTCTCGACCAAAGCCTGA
- a CDS encoding chorismate--pyruvate lyase family protein: MQHSNACPAPLWLTQDRMTPRPDPLTLDWLFDEGSLTRRLTRLSEDGFSVSPLFEGWDTLRADECAALDLAEGSEGWVREVYLRGHGEGWVFARSVASRAALQGDGLHMDELGSRSLGELLFCDRAFQRRAIEVCHYPEQWLPPAVQAPELWGRRSRFDRGALSVLVAEIFLPSLWDAARAHPENC, from the coding sequence GTGCAACATTCAAATGCCTGCCCCGCCCCGCTCTGGCTGACCCAAGACCGCATGACGCCCCGCCCCGATCCGTTGACGCTGGACTGGTTGTTCGACGAAGGTTCTCTGACCCGCCGTTTGACCCGTTTGTCCGAGGATGGCTTCAGCGTGTCGCCGCTGTTCGAAGGCTGGGACACCCTGCGCGCTGATGAATGCGCGGCGCTGGATCTGGCCGAGGGCAGCGAAGGCTGGGTGCGCGAAGTGTATTTGCGCGGCCACGGCGAGGGCTGGGTGTTTGCCCGCAGCGTTGCCTCGCGGGCGGCCCTGCAAGGTGATGGTTTGCACATGGATGAACTGGGCAGCCGCTCGCTGGGCGAATTGCTGTTTTGCGATCGGGCATTTCAGCGCCGCGCCATTGAAGTCTGCCACTACCCTGAACAATGGTTGCCGCCAGCGGTGCAAGCCCCTGAGCTGTGGGGCCGGCGTTCGCGCTTCGACCGTGGCGCGCTGAGCGTGCTGGTCGCGGAAATTTTCCTGCCGAGCCTGTGGGACGCCGCCCGCGCCCACCCGGAGAACTGCTGA
- a CDS encoding DUF2388 domain-containing protein — MGTSFLKKRITVPALILLFISTSVPAEMCIAKICMFKGPLSSTGAMLLFTTTVPFYTTSEEIKSLSKHYVQAVRDDATTYIATDGEFDGAMLESAWRAYHLQNTEQKLSKRDFAHMVLATYG, encoded by the coding sequence ATGGGCACTAGCTTTTTAAAAAAACGGATCACGGTTCCAGCCTTAATTTTGCTTTTTATCAGCACCTCTGTTCCGGCTGAAATGTGCATTGCAAAAATTTGCATGTTTAAAGGCCCATTATCATCAACGGGGGCTATGTTGCTCTTCACAACAACCGTGCCGTTTTATACGACGTCGGAAGAAATCAAAAGCCTTTCGAAGCACTACGTGCAAGCTGTAAGGGACGACGCCACTACCTATATCGCTACGGACGGAGAATTCGACGGGGCCATGCTTGAATCGGCATGGCGTGCATATCACCTTCAGAATACCGAGCAGAAATTAAGCAAGAGAGACTTTGCCCATATGGTTTTGGCTACCTACGGATAG
- a CDS encoding HU family DNA-binding protein, which produces MRKPELAAAIAEKADLTKEQANRVLNAVLEEITGALHRKDSVTLVGFGTFLQRHRGARTGKNPQTGEPVKIKASNTVAFKPGKSLKDSVNP; this is translated from the coding sequence ATGCGTAAACCAGAACTCGCCGCTGCAATCGCCGAAAAGGCAGACCTGACCAAAGAACAGGCCAACCGCGTCCTCAACGCCGTCCTCGAAGAAATCACCGGCGCCCTGCACCGCAAGGACAGCGTGACGCTGGTCGGCTTCGGCACCTTCCTGCAACGCCACCGCGGCGCCCGCACCGGCAAAAACCCGCAGACCGGCGAACCGGTCAAGATCAAGGCCAGCAATACCGTTGCGTTCAAGCCAGGCAAGTCGTTGAAAGACAGCGTCAATCCTTGA
- a CDS encoding COG4315 family predicted lipoprotein — protein sequence MTQMTASFKSLLMAAALTLPGLAMAADPAMEKDGMYTDHKGMTLYTFAKDSAGKSACNDKCATNWPPLKAEAGDKSMGDWTVIKRDDGTMQWAYQGMPLYTFVMDKKAGDMTGDGKMDGAWKVAKAK from the coding sequence ATGACTCAGATGACTGCTTCTTTCAAATCCCTGCTGATGGCCGCCGCCCTGACACTGCCGGGCCTGGCCATGGCGGCCGATCCGGCGATGGAGAAGGACGGCATGTACACCGATCACAAGGGCATGACCCTGTACACTTTCGCCAAGGACTCCGCTGGCAAGTCTGCCTGCAACGACAAATGCGCAACGAACTGGCCACCGCTGAAGGCTGAGGCCGGCGACAAATCCATGGGCGACTGGACGGTGATCAAGCGTGACGACGGTACGATGCAGTGGGCCTACCAAGGCATGCCGCTGTACACCTTCGTAATGGACAAAAAGGCCGGCGACATGACCGGCGACGGCAAAATGGACGGCGCCTGGAAAGTCGCCAAGGCCAAGTAA
- a CDS encoding NAD(P)/FAD-dependent oxidoreductase yields the protein MSAPVVIIGTGLAGYNLAREFRKLDSETPLLLITADDGRSYSKPMLSTGFGKNKDADGLSIAEPGAMAEQLKAEVRTHTRISGIDAGHKRLWIGEEAVPYRDLILAWGAETVRVPIEGDGADLVFPINDLEDYARFRAAAAGKRRVLLLGAGLIGCEFANDLILGGYEVQLVAPCEQVMPMLLHPAAAAAVQAGLESIGAKFHLGPVLTRLEKVADGLQAHLSDGHVIPCDVVVSAIGLRPRIDLAAAAGVQVNRGVMVDRYLKTSHANIYALGDCAEVDGLNLLYVMPLMSCARALAQTLAGNPTAVSYGPMPITVKTPVCPLVVSPPPRGSEGVWSVEGQGGDIKALCHSADGRLLGYALTGGAVLEKLVLNKQLPPLLA from the coding sequence ATGAGCGCACCAGTCGTCATCATCGGCACCGGGCTTGCGGGCTACAACCTGGCCCGCGAGTTTCGCAAGCTCGACAGCGAAACCCCGTTGCTGCTGATCACCGCCGATGACGGCCGCTCTTACTCCAAGCCGATGCTCTCCACCGGTTTCGGCAAGAACAAGGACGCCGACGGCCTGAGCATAGCCGAGCCCGGCGCCATGGCCGAGCAGTTGAAGGCCGAAGTGCGCACCCACACGCGCATCAGCGGCATCGACGCCGGCCACAAACGCTTGTGGATCGGTGAAGAAGCCGTGCCCTATCGCGACCTGATCCTGGCCTGGGGCGCGGAAACCGTGCGCGTGCCGATCGAAGGCGACGGCGCAGATCTGGTATTCCCGATCAACGATCTCGAAGACTACGCGCGCTTCCGTGCCGCAGCGGCGGGCAAGCGTCGGGTGTTGTTGCTCGGCGCCGGGCTGATCGGCTGCGAATTCGCCAATGACCTGATCCTCGGCGGCTACGAAGTGCAACTGGTCGCACCGTGCGAACAGGTCATGCCAATGCTGTTGCATCCAGCCGCTGCGGCGGCCGTGCAGGCCGGGCTGGAAAGTATCGGGGCGAAGTTTCACCTCGGCCCGGTGCTGACCCGGCTGGAGAAAGTGGCTGACGGACTGCAAGCGCACCTGTCCGACGGCCACGTTATCCCGTGCGATGTCGTGGTCTCGGCGATCGGCCTTCGCCCGCGCATCGATCTGGCGGCGGCTGCCGGCGTGCAGGTCAATCGCGGCGTGATGGTCGACCGTTACCTGAAAACCTCCCACGCCAACATCTACGCCCTGGGCGACTGCGCCGAAGTCGACGGGCTCAATCTGCTCTACGTGATGCCGCTGATGAGTTGCGCTCGAGCGCTGGCGCAAACCCTCGCCGGAAACCCGACCGCGGTCAGTTACGGGCCGATGCCGATCACCGTGAAAACCCCAGTATGCCCGCTGGTGGTTTCCCCGCCGCCACGGGGCAGCGAAGGCGTGTGGAGCGTCGAAGGGCAGGGCGGCGACATCAAAGCGCTGTGCCACAGCGCCGACGGTCGGTTGCTCGGTTACGCCCTGACCGGCGGGGCCGTCCTGGAAAAACTGGTCCTGAACAAACAGCTGCCGCCACTGCTGGCGTAA
- the phoU gene encoding phosphate signaling complex protein PhoU: MISKEGLTHHISAQFNAELEEVRSHLLAMGGLVEKQVNDAVTALIEADSGLAQQVREIDDQINQMERNIDEECLRILARRQPAASDLRLIISISKSVIDLERIGDEATKIARRAIQLCEEGEAPRGYVEVRHIGDQVRNMVRDALDAFARFDADLALSVAQYDKIIDREYKTALRELATYMMEDPRSISRVLSIIWVLRSLERIGDHARNISELVIYLVRGTDVRHMGLKRMKEEVEGTSAETANVPGEADDK, from the coding sequence ATGATTAGTAAAGAAGGCCTTACCCACCACATCTCCGCGCAGTTCAACGCTGAGCTCGAGGAAGTGCGCAGCCACCTCCTTGCCATGGGCGGGCTGGTCGAGAAGCAGGTCAACGACGCGGTGACGGCGCTGATCGAGGCCGACTCGGGTCTGGCTCAGCAGGTCCGTGAGATCGACGACCAGATCAATCAGATGGAACGCAACATCGACGAAGAATGCCTGCGCATTCTTGCCCGTCGTCAGCCGGCGGCGTCCGATCTGCGTTTGATCATCAGCATTTCCAAGTCGGTAATCGATCTTGAGCGTATCGGCGACGAAGCGACCAAGATCGCCCGCCGTGCCATCCAGTTGTGCGAAGAAGGCGAAGCGCCGCGTGGTTACGTCGAGGTTCGCCACATTGGCGATCAGGTGCGCAACATGGTTCGCGATGCGCTGGACGCTTTCGCGCGTTTCGACGCTGATCTGGCCTTGTCGGTGGCGCAGTACGACAAGATCATCGACCGCGAATACAAGACCGCTCTGCGCGAGTTGGCCACGTACATGATGGAAGATCCGCGCTCTATCTCGCGGGTGCTGAGCATCATCTGGGTCCTGCGTTCGCTGGAGCGCATCGGCGATCACGCACGCAACATCTCCGAGCTGGTGATCTACCTGGTGCGCGGCACCGATGTGCGGCACATGGGCCTCAAGCGCATGAAGGAAGAAGTTGAAGGCACAAGTGCCGAAACCGCTAATGTTCCGGGCGAAGCTGACGATAAGTAA
- the phoR gene encoding phosphate regulon sensor histidine kinase PhoR, which translates to MLLLVTACLVIGLITGYYGWSLAAGLGLYLAWTLKQLLRLHEWLRQHQPDEAPPDGYGLWGEVFDSIYHLQRRDQRVRGRLQAVIDRVQESTAALKDAVIMLDSDGNLEWWNRAAETLLGLKTPQDSGQPVTNLVRHPRFKEYFEQDSFAEPLEIPSPTNDRVRIQLYLTRYGNNEHLMLVRDVTRIHQLEQMRKDFIANVSHELRTPLTVICGYLETLLDNVEEVNPRWSRALQQMQQQGGRMQTLLNDLLLLAKLEATDYPSDNQPVQIDTLLQSITSDAQQLSGAKNQHITLEADARLVLKGSEAELRSAFSNLVFNAVKYTPAEGNIRIRWWGDDQGAHLSVQDSGIGIDSKHLPRLTERFYRVDSSRNSNTGGTGLGLAIVKHVLLRHRARMEISSVPGHGSTFTCHFAPAQVASARVISAAE; encoded by the coding sequence ATGCTGTTGCTGGTCACCGCCTGCCTGGTGATCGGCCTGATCACCGGCTATTACGGCTGGAGCCTTGCGGCCGGTCTGGGCCTTTATCTGGCCTGGACGCTCAAGCAATTGCTGCGTCTGCACGAATGGCTGCGCCAGCACCAACCCGATGAAGCGCCGCCCGATGGCTATGGCCTGTGGGGCGAGGTCTTCGACAGCATCTACCATCTGCAACGCCGCGACCAACGGGTGCGCGGGCGTCTGCAAGCGGTCATCGACCGGGTACAGGAATCCACCGCCGCGCTGAAAGATGCAGTGATCATGCTCGACAGCGACGGCAATCTGGAATGGTGGAACCGCGCCGCCGAAACCCTGCTCGGCCTCAAGACCCCACAGGACAGCGGCCAACCGGTGACCAACCTGGTGCGCCATCCACGCTTCAAGGAATACTTCGAGCAGGACAGCTTCGCCGAGCCGCTGGAAATTCCCTCGCCGACCAATGATCGGGTGCGCATTCAGCTGTACCTGACCCGCTACGGCAACAACGAACATTTGATGCTGGTCCGCGATGTCACGCGCATCCATCAGCTGGAACAGATGCGCAAGGATTTCATCGCCAACGTCTCCCACGAATTGCGTACGCCGCTGACAGTGATCTGCGGTTACCTGGAAACCCTGCTCGACAATGTCGAAGAGGTGAACCCGCGCTGGAGCCGTGCCCTGCAGCAGATGCAGCAACAGGGCGGGCGCATGCAGACGTTGCTCAACGATTTGTTGCTGCTGGCCAAGCTGGAAGCCACCGATTACCCGTCCGACAACCAGCCGGTGCAGATCGACACTTTGCTGCAATCGATCACCAGCGATGCGCAGCAGTTGTCCGGCGCGAAAAACCAGCACATCACGCTGGAAGCCGACGCCCGCCTGGTGCTCAAGGGCAGCGAGGCCGAACTGCGCAGTGCGTTTTCCAATCTGGTGTTCAACGCGGTCAAGTACACCCCGGCCGAGGGCAACATCCGCATTCGCTGGTGGGGCGACGATCAGGGCGCGCACCTGAGCGTGCAGGATTCGGGGATCGGCATCGACAGCAAACACCTGCCGCGCCTGACCGAACGCTTCTACCGTGTGGACTCCAGTCGCAACTCCAACACCGGCGGCACCGGCCTCGGCCTGGCCATCGTCAAGCACGTGTTGTTGCGCCACCGCGCGCGCATGGAGATCAGCAGCGTGCCCGGCCACGGCAGCACGTTCACCTGCCATTTCGCCCCGGCCCAGGTGGCCAGCGCACGGGTGATCAGCGCCGCCGAGTGA
- a CDS encoding hemolysin family protein, producing the protein MDPSPGLSLATIFADFGMILFALILVLLNGFFVAAEFAMVKLRSTRVEAIAEQHGWRGHILRTVHSQLDAYLSACQLGITLASLGLGWVGEPAFAHILEPLLSAVGVDSPEIIKGVSFFTAFFIISYLHIVVGELAPKSWAIRKPELLSLWTAVPLYLFYWAMYPAIYLLNASANAILRIAGQGEPGPHHEHHYSREELKLILHSSRGQDPSDQGMRVLASAVEMGELEVVDWANSREDLITLEFNAPLKEILAMFRRHKFSRYPVYDSERQEFVGLLHIKDLLLELAALDHIPESFNLAELTRPLERVSRHMPLSQLLEQFRKGGSHFAVVEEADGNIIGYLTMEDVLEVLVGDIQDEHRKAERGILAYQPGKLLVRGDTPLFKVERLLGIDLDHIEAETLAGLVYETLKRVPEEEEVLEVEGLRIIIKKMKGPKIVLAKVLMLD; encoded by the coding sequence ATGGACCCTTCCCCTGGCTTGTCCCTCGCAACCATTTTTGCCGACTTCGGCATGATCCTTTTTGCTCTGATCCTGGTTTTGCTCAACGGTTTTTTCGTTGCGGCGGAATTCGCCATGGTCAAACTGCGCTCGACCCGGGTCGAGGCCATCGCTGAACAGCACGGCTGGCGCGGGCATATCCTGCGCACCGTGCACAGTCAGCTCGATGCCTACCTGTCGGCGTGCCAGCTCGGCATCACCCTCGCCTCCCTCGGCCTGGGCTGGGTCGGCGAGCCGGCGTTCGCGCATATTCTCGAACCGCTGCTGAGCGCAGTCGGCGTCGATTCGCCCGAGATCATCAAAGGCGTGTCGTTCTTCACCGCGTTCTTCATCATTTCGTACCTGCACATCGTCGTCGGTGAGCTCGCGCCCAAGTCGTGGGCGATCCGCAAACCCGAGCTGCTGTCGCTGTGGACGGCGGTGCCGCTGTACCTGTTCTACTGGGCCATGTACCCGGCGATCTACCTGCTCAACGCCAGCGCCAACGCGATTCTGCGCATTGCAGGGCAAGGTGAACCCGGCCCGCACCATGAACACCATTACAGCCGCGAAGAACTGAAACTGATCCTGCACTCCAGCCGCGGCCAGGATCCGAGCGATCAGGGCATGCGCGTACTGGCATCGGCGGTGGAAATGGGCGAGCTGGAAGTGGTCGACTGGGCCAACTCCCGGGAAGACCTGATCACCCTGGAATTCAATGCGCCGCTGAAGGAAATCCTGGCGATGTTCCGTCGCCACAAGTTCAGCCGTTACCCGGTGTACGACAGCGAGCGCCAGGAGTTCGTCGGCCTGCTGCACATCAAGGATCTGCTGCTGGAGCTGGCGGCGCTGGACCACATTCCCGAGTCGTTCAACCTGGCCGAGCTGACCCGCCCGCTGGAGCGCGTATCGCGGCACATGCCGCTGTCGCAGCTGCTGGAACAGTTCCGCAAGGGCGGATCGCACTTCGCCGTGGTCGAGGAGGCTGATGGCAACATCATCGGCTACCTGACCATGGAAGACGTGCTGGAAGTGCTGGTCGGCGATATCCAGGACGAACACCGCAAGGCTGAGCGCGGCATTCTCGCCTATCAGCCGGGCAAGCTGTTGGTGCGTGGCGATACGCCGTTGTTCAAGGTCGAGCGCCTGCTTGGCATCGATCTGGATCACATCGAAGCGGAAACCCTCGCCGGGCTGGTCTACGAAACCCTGAAACGGGTGCCGGAAGAGGAAGAAGTGCTGGAAGTCGAAGGCCTGCGGATCATCATCAAGAAGATGAAAGGGCCGAAGATTGTCCTGGCCAAGGTGTTGATGCTCGATTGA
- a CDS encoding response regulator has protein sequence MSKISVLVVDDASFIRDLVKKCLRNYFPGIRTEDAINGKKAQAMLAREAFDLVLCDWEMPEMSGLELLTWCREQDNLKTMPFIMVTSRGDKENVVQAIQAGVSGYVSKPFTNEQLLTKVKQALNKVGKLDTLMNSAPTKMNSAFGNDSLSALTGGKPAVVGGAPAAAAANPFAKPAAAAPAAAAAPSRGLLNSPPVQAPGASKAPVGGRGQGQLRLPSGTQQCVIKALSIKEALLVVKRTETLPQILDSAVLDLEQGDNAEIARLNGYLHAIVAHEQKADSDWLQLTFRFVDQDAQKLDYISRLIARGTAQKHFVPGA, from the coding sequence ATGAGCAAGATCAGTGTGTTGGTCGTGGACGACGCTTCGTTCATTCGTGACCTGGTGAAAAAGTGCCTGCGTAATTACTTCCCGGGGATCCGCACCGAGGACGCCATCAACGGCAAAAAAGCCCAGGCCATGCTGGCCAGAGAGGCGTTTGACCTGGTGCTCTGCGACTGGGAAATGCCGGAAATGTCCGGTCTTGAACTGCTGACCTGGTGCCGCGAGCAGGACAACCTCAAGACCATGCCCTTCATCATGGTGACCAGCCGTGGCGACAAGGAAAACGTCGTACAGGCGATTCAGGCCGGCGTTTCCGGCTACGTCAGCAAGCCGTTCACCAACGAGCAGTTGCTGACCAAGGTCAAGCAGGCGCTGAACAAGGTCGGCAAGCTCGACACCCTGATGAACAGCGCGCCGACCAAGATGAACTCGGCGTTCGGCAACGATTCCCTGAGCGCACTGACCGGTGGCAAGCCTGCCGTGGTTGGCGGTGCTCCGGCTGCCGCTGCGGCCAACCCGTTTGCCAAGCCTGCCGCTGCAGCTCCGGCAGCCGCCGCTGCGCCATCGCGCGGTTTGCTCAACAGCCCGCCAGTGCAGGCGCCCGGTGCATCCAAGGCGCCGGTGGGCGGTCGCGGTCAGGGCCAGTTGCGGTTGCCGAGCGGTACCCAGCAATGCGTGATCAAAGCGTTGAGCATCAAGGAAGCGTTGCTGGTGGTGAAGCGCACCGAGACCCTGCCGCAGATCCTCGACAGCGCCGTGCTCGATCTTGAGCAGGGTGACAACGCCGAGATCGCCCGCCTCAATGGTTACCTGCACGCCATCGTCGCCCACGAGCAAAAGGCCGACAGCGACTGGCTGCAACTGACCTTCCGCTTCGTCGACCAGGACGCGCAGAAGCTAGACTACATCTCGCGCCTGATCGCCCGTGGGACGGCGCAGAAGCATTTCGTGCCTGGCGCCTGA
- the ubiA gene encoding 4-hydroxybenzoate octaprenyltransferase produces MYQSLLKSLNRLNPRAWDFVQLTRMDKPIGIYLLLWPTLWALWIAGKGSPSLANVVIFVLGVVLTRAGGCVINDWADRKVDGHVKRTAQRPLAAGRISSKEALVFFAVLMGISFLLVLCTNAPTIWLSLGGLALAFTYPFMKRYTYYPQVVLGAAFSWGMPMAFTAETGELPAAAWLLWIANLLWTVGYDTYYAMTDRDDDLKIGVKSTAILFGEADRVIILSLQALSLGCLILAGSKFELGIWFHLGLLVAAGCYAWEFWYTRSKDRMRCFQAFLHNHWAGLAIFVGIVLDYALR; encoded by the coding sequence ATGTATCAGAGCCTGCTCAAGTCCCTCAACCGTCTGAACCCGCGCGCCTGGGACTTCGTGCAGTTGACGCGCATGGACAAGCCGATCGGCATTTACCTGCTGCTGTGGCCGACGCTGTGGGCACTGTGGATCGCTGGCAAGGGTTCACCGTCGCTGGCCAACGTCGTCATCTTCGTCCTCGGCGTGGTGCTGACCCGCGCTGGCGGCTGCGTGATCAATGACTGGGCCGACCGCAAGGTCGACGGCCACGTCAAACGCACCGCGCAACGGCCGCTTGCTGCTGGACGGATCAGCTCGAAGGAAGCGCTGGTGTTCTTTGCCGTGCTGATGGGCATCAGTTTTCTGCTGGTGCTGTGCACCAACGCGCCGACGATCTGGCTGTCGCTCGGCGGTCTGGCGCTGGCATTCACGTATCCGTTCATGAAGCGCTACACCTACTACCCGCAAGTGGTGCTGGGTGCGGCGTTTTCCTGGGGCATGCCGATGGCCTTCACCGCCGAAACCGGCGAGTTGCCAGCGGCGGCGTGGCTGCTGTGGATCGCCAATCTGCTGTGGACGGTGGGCTACGACACTTATTACGCGATGACCGATCGCGATGACGACCTGAAGATCGGCGTGAAATCCACGGCAATTCTATTTGGCGAAGCGGATCGGGTGATCATCCTCAGCTTGCAGGCGTTGTCATTGGGTTGCCTGATCCTTGCCGGGTCGAAGTTCGAGCTGGGGATCTGGTTCCACCTCGGCTTGCTGGTGGCGGCCGGGTGTTATGCGTGGGAGTTCTGGTACACGCGCAGCAAGGACCGCATGCGTTGCTTCCAGGCCTTCTTGCACAACCATTGGGCAGGGTTGGCGATATTTGTCGGGATCGTGCTGGATTACGCATTGCGCTAA
- a CDS encoding rubredoxin — translation MKKWQCIVCGLIYNEADGWPDDGIAPGTRWEDVPADWLCPDCGVGKMDFEMIEIN, via the coding sequence ATGAAGAAGTGGCAATGTATCGTCTGTGGCCTGATCTATAACGAAGCCGATGGCTGGCCGGATGACGGCATCGCGCCGGGCACCCGCTGGGAAGACGTACCGGCAGACTGGCTGTGCCCCGACTGCGGCGTCGGCAAGATGGACTTCGAAATGATCGAAATCAACTAA